Below is a window of Candidatus Zixiibacteriota bacterium DNA.
TTCCTCAATACGCTTATGATCTCAATTACCAATGGGATGATGATTTCGCTCTCGGAAGGGTGATAATTGAAGTTGATGAGCCAGCCGAAGGCACAATTATCAGGTTCAATTCCACAGTTCCGAATGCACCCGATGATGTCTTCCAGTTTACCCTGACCAAGCCTGATCAATGTGGCGATGTCAATCAGGATATGGAAATCTCCATTTCTGATCCGGTGTATTTGATTAACTATATCTTCATCAATGGCGAAGCCCCCGATCCGCTCGCGATAGGGGATGCCAATTGCGACGGCACTGTCAATCTGGCTGATCCGGTTTACCTGATCGCATACCTGTTTTACAATGGAAACCCGCCCTGCGATACTGATGGGGATGGTTTCCCTGACTGCTGATTGGAATGTGTTCTTAAGTTATGATGCGAGCCCGCTCAAGGTTATTCTCAGGCGGGCTTTTTTATAGCCGAATTGATCATATCGATAAAGCGGGGGATGATTACTTCTTTGCCGAAAACAGATGCATTCTCGGAAATCTTTTCGCGGTCGACCGGCAATGATCTGAGATAATTCTCAAGAGCTGCTTTGATACCGTCAGCATTTCTATCGAGCTTGAACAACTGCCCTCCGATTTGTTCAACGATTTCGATCATGCTGGCGGCATGGGTCGCAACCGGATAACATCCACAGGCCGCGCCCTCGGCCAGAACCAGACCGAAACCTTCGACTGAAGAGGGCAGAGCAACCACACCCGCATTCCGGAATTCTTCGGCCAGTTGCTTCTGGGGGATATAATCGTGAATCTCTATTCCGGAGTCATTGTCGATTAAACGGACGATATGCTCGCGCTGAGGGCCTTCTCCGAAAATCTTCAGCCTGAGTTCGGGAACCTGCTTTACCGCCCTCACAAGCAGGTCGACATTTTTTCCGCGGTCGAGACGGGCAGGACAGATGATCAGTTTATCATCCCTTTGTGTATTAGAGATGAAAAACACCTTTGGATCAAACGGCATGTTGGCAATTTTTGCTTTCGGGGTAGTAAATGACGCCAGGTAATGGGAGACCGTGTTGACGATTTCGGCCCGTTTAAAGACATTGTTCGCAACCGGCTTCAATATCGGCAGAGTCTTCAGCATGGCGGCATCGGTACCGTGCATTGTCACCATCAGAGGATGACCACTCTGTTGTGACAACTTAGCCCCGATTATACCACCCGGTAGCCACCAGTGAGCCCAGATCAGGTGATGCTTGTGGCACTTGAGTTCGCATTTGGCCTTGCTCATCGATTTCCGGTAATAATCTGCCAATTTGGGCCAGTTGAGTGGATTTTTAAAAAGATCTTTCATCAGACCACCGTAGTAGATATGGCTGATTGTGAAATCGAAATGATCGCTCAGGTCGTTGACCAGGTTTTTAACGAAGATACCGGCATTATCGCCCTCGTGGCGGGGGTAATTATGTGTAATCAAGAATATCTTAGGTTTAGTCATAAACATTTATCCAGATAACCTCTGCCAGATATATTATATAGTTAAACAGCCTCGACAAGCCAATTCTTCTTTCGTACTTTAGTGATTATTTTCACTTTCTCGTTGACATCCCGACCGCGCATAGCATATATTTTAAGCCCCGGGCTGACTATGTTTTAAAAGCCTCGGGACTTGAGAATGGCAGAAACATACAAACCTCAATTTACCGGTTGTATGCTTCGGTCTTTTGTTTTTTTGACAGCAAAATTACCTGTAAGAAAATCTACAATCTGCCATAGACACAGGAGGCATGGTTCCTATGAGCATCAGTTTAATGGCACGGGAGATTGCCGAATCCCCGACTCTCATGCTGAATGAGAAAGCGCGGCTTCTGCGTGAAAAAGGGGAGAAGGTGATTCATCTCGGCGCGGGCGAGCCAAAGTCGAAAGCACCGATCGAGGCGATCCTATCCAGTGCGGCCCAGCTATCGTCTGCGGAAGTGCGGTACACCCCGACTGAAGGGATTCCGATCTTGATCAAGGCGATCGTTCGCTATATGGAAGAGAATTACAACAAGGTCGTTTCCAATAAAAACATCCTGGTCTCAAACGGCGCAAAGCAGGCCTTGATGACTGTCTTGATGACGATTCTGAATCAGCAGGATGAAGTTATCATCAACGCCCCTTACTGGGTTAGTTACCCCGAGATGATTAAGATGGTCTATGGGCGTCCGGTGATAGTTACACCTGAGGACGGCCGGGTTCAACCGCAGATGGAAGATATCGCCGATAAGGTCGGATCTTACACTAAGGCGATCATTCTCAATAGCCCCAATAATCCATCGGGCGCCGTCTATAACGAGGATTTCATCGGCGAATGTGTCGAATTCTGCGAGAAGAAAGATATCTACCTGATCATGGATGATATCTATCACAAGCTGGTGTTTGACGGCAAGAGCTGTCCGTCGGTATACAAATATTCGAAAAAGGATCTCGAAGATTCCAAGATCATCGTCTTAAACGGTGTTTCCAAGCTGTATGCCATGACCGGTTTCCGGATCGGCTGGGTTGTTGCCGCTCGCAAGTTGCTGGAAGTTATGATAAATGTGCAGGCCCAGACAACCTCCTGCCCGCCGGTAGTATCCCAGGCCGCCGCAGCCGGTGCCCTGAATGGCATTCAAAGTGGTGTCGAAAGCCTCAGGCTGACACTGCAAAACAACCGCGATGTAATGTACACCGAGTTAAAGGCGTTTGATGGTGTCCATGTATACAAGCCGGAAGGGACTTTTTACTGCCTGGCGGATTTCTCCAACTACGAAAAGGATTCTACAAAACTGTCCCAGAGGCTTCTGGAGAAAGTCTTTGTAGTGACAGTGCCGGGTGTCGAATTCGGCATGGAAGGTCATCTCAGGCTGAGTTTCTGTGGTGGAATCAAGGGCATTATGGAAGGCGTTGAGCGCATGAAATGGGTGCTCGATCCAAATTCGCCCAATGAAATATACATCGGTGACCGCAAACTTGTGAGGGATTGGCAATGAACAACGTACTCGATATAAAATCACCATGTGAGAATATCGCCGAGGAGCGCAAGTCCGATTTCGGGCTCGAGAATCATGGCCTGACCAATCTGCGCAAGGTCTATTGGAACCTGACTCCTCCGGCCTTATATGAAGAAGCGATGTTTCGTCGCGAGGGCAAGCTGAGCCATCTCGGCCCGCTCTGTGTGACGACCGGTAAACATACCGCCCGTGCCGCCAAGGAAAAACTGGTGGTGCGCGAGTCAACTACTGAAGACAAGATCTGGTGGGGACAGTACAATCGCCCGATCTCGCCCGACAGTTTCAGCCAGGTGCTGGGGCGAATGCAGGGCTTTTTACAGGGGCGTGACCTGTTCGTGCAGGATTGCTACGGCGGGGCTGATCCGAACTATCGCCTCCCATGCCGGATCATTACCGACCTGGCCTGGCACAGCCTGTTCGCGCGCAATATGCTGATTCCGCTCGAGACTATGGATGAATTCCGTCGCTTCGTTCCGGAATTCACGATCATCTGTTCGCCCGAGTTCAAGGGACTGCCGCAGATGGACAGCACTGTTTCAAAAACTTTTATATTGCTTAACTTCGAACAGAAGCTGGGATTGATCGGCAACACCGGTTACGGTGGCGAAATCAAGAAATCGATCTTCACCGTCATGAATTTTCTGCTTCCGCTTCAAAATGTGATGACCATGCATTGTTCGGCCAATGTCGGTAAAGATGGTGACTCGGCTCTGTTCTTCGGGTTGTCCGGTACAGGTAAGACTACTCTCTCGGCTGATCCGCGCAGAAACCTGGTTGGTGATGACGAACATGGCTGGTCGGACGAAGGTATCTTCAATTTCGAGAACGGTTGTTATGCCAAGGTGATTTCGCTTTCGCCGACTGCAGAGCCGGAAATCTATGCCTGCACTCGTAAGTTTGGCACCATCCTGGAAAATGTAATCTACGACCCGGTCAGCCGTCAGCTCGATCTCGATGACGATACCCTGACCGAAAATACCCGTGCCTCATACCCGTTGACATATATTGACAATGCCGTTCCCGACAAGATGGCCGGTCATCCCAAGAACGTGATTATGCTGACCTGCGATGCCTCCGGCGTGATGCCCCCGATTGCAAGGCTTACCCCGGATCAGGCTCTGTATCATTTCATCTCAGGTTATACAGCCAAAGTTTCCGGTACCGAAATCGATCTGGGACTGGAGCCGGAGATTACGTTCAGTGCCTGTTTTGGCGCACCGTTTATGGTGCATCACCCTTATTTCTACGCTGATATGCTTCGTAACAAGATCATCCGCCACAAGGCTTCCTGCTGGCTGGTCAACACCGGCTGGACCGGCGGACCTTTCGGTGTCGGCAAGCGTATTTCAATCAAGTACACACGCGCTCTTCTGGATGCCGCTTTGAGCGGTCAGTTGCATGATGTCGAATATCGCAAAGACGATGTGTTCGGGTTCGAGGTGCCGAAGTCATGTCCGGGTGTGCCTGATGATGTGCTCGTACCGTCGAGCTCATGGCCGGATCAAGCCGCCTATGATCAGAAGTACGATCAGCTCGCCTCGCTCTATATCGAGAACTTCAAAAAGTTCGCCGAAGGTACACCGGCAGAAGTGGCCGCCGCCGGCCCCGTAAGACGCAAGAAGTAAAGAGTAAAAACGCCTGGCAGATATCATTTCTGCCGAGGAAAGAAAATAAAAAACCGCCAGGTAATCACACCGGCGGTTTTTTATGCATTTAAATGTTTATATATCAAAAAAGTATTATCAATAAATTGCGCTTTGAGGATATGATCTGCAGTAGATTCATAGAATCAGTTAGAGTATAACAATAATTATGCAAAGATGAAGCCGATAAATCTATCTCAGCAATAAATCACCTTAGTTAAAAGAGCAAAAAGACCTGATCGTATTTAACCATAAACTTATTGACAATACGATTTCAACAGAATAGTTTGATCAAAAAGCTACGCCTGTTAATAGAAGAAGCATCAAATGAACAAGGAGAGAAGCATGAAGTATGGAGCCACTATAACAAAATGCTTGTTGGTGTCAATGATTATATTGATAAGCGGATCAGCAACATCATATGCCGGTGATGACATCGGACTGAAGAAACGCGTTATTGTGGGTGATTTCGAAGATAAATCATCTCATTCCTGGTACCACGGTGCTCCTCCCGGTACTGGTATGGCTGATATGTTGATCACCGCACTGGTGAAATCTGGCAAGTTCAAGGTCTATGAACGCGCGGCACTGGATGAGCTTCTGAAAGAGAAAAACCTGAGCATGTCTGACTTGGCAAATCCAGGCCTTGAAGCCAGTAAAAAGGTGATTATCGGTGATTACCTGATTAAAGCAACGATCACCGAATTCGGCTATAAAGAGGAAAAAATCGGTGGTTCATTATCCAGCAGTTTCGTCAAGGGTGGATCGCTGAAAAACTATTCCGGCCGAGTCGGAGTCGATCTGCGGATAATAAACATCGGCACTTCCGAGGTCATTCTGGCTGAAGATATCGCCGAGAGTGAAAGCTCGAAATCGATTGCACTCTCTACGGATGAATTTTCATTCGGTGACCAGAAGCGATTCGATGATCATGTGGTCGGTAAAGCTACCCGCAAAGTCATAAACAAGATCGTGGACAAAGTTGCCGAGCAGACCGGTAAAACTCCCTGGTCAGGCATATTAATAGTAGCCGATGAGTTTCTGTTTATTGACGGCGGTACTGAACTGGGCATCAAACCTGGTATGCAGTTCGAGGTGAAACGTTTCAGTAAGGAAGTCAAACATCCCAAGACCGGTAAGGTGTTGAAAGTGCTCTATGATGATGTCGGAGTGGTCAAGGCAACTGAAGTTGAAGATGGTATTACAACTGTAGAAGCGGTCTCTGGTTCAGGTTTTGCTGAGGGGGATATGGTAGAACTCAAAAAGTAGCTTACAGCCTAAAGCCTTCGCGGGAATTGCAAAATAGCTGATAAAAAAGCGGGAACATAATTGGTCCCGCTTTTTATTTTATCCAGACAATACATACAAGGTTGACGCAATAAACTAGCCATTATTTTAATCGCGGGCTATGATTCGCTCCATGCCTTCAAATGTTCTACCATGACATTGAACAAGCGTTCGTTGAACCATTGATCAAGTTGCATGAATCCAGAACTCGTATAGAGTACATAGTTAGGTGAAGGTTTATATTCTCCAATCCGGCCATCTTTGACTTCGACCGCGCCGATAATATCCTCCTGGGGAACATCTACACCGGGCTTTTTCGTACGGGCGTCGATTATGTAAACATAACCCTCATTCTGCTTCTCGGCTTCTTCTTTGACAGGAGCATATTCGTTAACATTGTCAGCGATTACTTCATGCAATAAATCCACGAAGGCCTTGTTCTGCACGAAATTCTCCGGTACGAAATTCTGGGGATCCTGAATGATCTGCCCCATGATACACTCCGGTGGAAGCCCTTTGTTCTCCGACAGCATATCGCTCGGTATAGGTGAAACGAAATATTTAGTGGTGTCATCTTCGGCGTTCTTTACATAGTATACGTACATACCGACCCCTTATTATTTTCGAACATAAACGTCATCAATTGGTCTCCATGATACTATATGTCAGTGAACATGTCAATTGTTCGCATTATTTATCTTACTGCTAATATTTCAATGGATAAAATTCGGATAAAGCTGTTGACTTTTTACAGATCATACGATAAATTACCTGATGTCTACGCCTGAACAGAGTTAAGACAACATGACCAGCAAATACAGGGGATCAGCCCTTCACAGATAAATCAAATTATGTGCAAATCGGCACGTGCACGTGATGAGCCGTATGTGTTTGGCGGGATCGGTTTTATGTGTGATGTTTATAGTTATGCTGGCTGTTAATAAAATATTACGAATTTAATCTCTCGACCTCACCGATACTGGTGTTAGCCTTATTAACAGGAGAGCGGACAAGATACCGTTCTTCTGTTTTTTATTATCATAGTTGCATGACTTTCGGAATCCAAATTGACAGAATCGATTCGATCGGCTATATTCATCAGTCTGTAAAACGCTGTCGCAGGATAACCGCTTGGATTCGTTTGAGTTTACAATTGAAGGTACCCCGATCTCTCATCAGGCCAAAAGCCGCAGGCTTTTAGCTCGATGGCGGGCG
It encodes the following:
- a CDS encoding aminotransferase class I/II-fold pyridoxal phosphate-dependent enzyme — protein: MSISLMAREIAESPTLMLNEKARLLREKGEKVIHLGAGEPKSKAPIEAILSSAAQLSSAEVRYTPTEGIPILIKAIVRYMEENYNKVVSNKNILVSNGAKQALMTVLMTILNQQDEVIINAPYWVSYPEMIKMVYGRPVIVTPEDGRVQPQMEDIADKVGSYTKAIILNSPNNPSGAVYNEDFIGECVEFCEKKDIYLIMDDIYHKLVFDGKSCPSVYKYSKKDLEDSKIIVLNGVSKLYAMTGFRIGWVVAARKLLEVMINVQAQTTSCPPVVSQAAAAGALNGIQSGVESLRLTLQNNRDVMYTELKAFDGVHVYKPEGTFYCLADFSNYEKDSTKLSQRLLEKVFVVTVPGVEFGMEGHLRLSFCGGIKGIMEGVERMKWVLDPNSPNEIYIGDRKLVRDWQ
- the pckA gene encoding phosphoenolpyruvate carboxykinase (ATP), with protein sequence MNNVLDIKSPCENIAEERKSDFGLENHGLTNLRKVYWNLTPPALYEEAMFRREGKLSHLGPLCVTTGKHTARAAKEKLVVRESTTEDKIWWGQYNRPISPDSFSQVLGRMQGFLQGRDLFVQDCYGGADPNYRLPCRIITDLAWHSLFARNMLIPLETMDEFRRFVPEFTIICSPEFKGLPQMDSTVSKTFILLNFEQKLGLIGNTGYGGEIKKSIFTVMNFLLPLQNVMTMHCSANVGKDGDSALFFGLSGTGKTTLSADPRRNLVGDDEHGWSDEGIFNFENGCYAKVISLSPTAEPEIYACTRKFGTILENVIYDPVSRQLDLDDDTLTENTRASYPLTYIDNAVPDKMAGHPKNVIMLTCDASGVMPPIARLTPDQALYHFISGYTAKVSGTEIDLGLEPEITFSACFGAPFMVHHPYFYADMLRNKIIRHKASCWLVNTGWTGGPFGVGKRISIKYTRALLDAALSGQLHDVEYRKDDVFGFEVPKSCPGVPDDVLVPSSSWPDQAAYDQKYDQLASLYIENFKKFAEGTPAEVAAAGPVRRKK
- a CDS encoding glycosyltransferase, which codes for MFMTKPKIFLITHNYPRHEGDNAGIFVKNLVNDLSDHFDFTISHIYYGGLMKDLFKNPLNWPKLADYYRKSMSKAKCELKCHKHHLIWAHWWLPGGIIGAKLSQQSGHPLMVTMHGTDAAMLKTLPILKPVANNVFKRAEIVNTVSHYLASFTTPKAKIANMPFDPKVFFISNTQRDDKLIICPARLDRGKNVDLLVRAVKQVPELRLKIFGEGPQREHIVRLIDNDSGIEIHDYIPQKQLAEEFRNAGVVALPSSVEGFGLVLAEGAACGCYPVATHAASMIEIVEQIGGQLFKLDRNADGIKAALENYLRSLPVDREKISENASVFGKEVIIPRFIDMINSAIKKPA